From Pelosinus fermentans DSM 17108, the proteins below share one genomic window:
- a CDS encoding acetylornithine transaminase, translated as MKTQEIIQTVDDNYMPVFARYSIALSHGEGPYVYDNDGKKYLDFLAGIAVNVLGHGHPALVAAISQQAGKLIHCSNLYYTEVQAKLVESLSKVSGLGKVFMANSGAEANEGAIKLARKYAKKINADKIEIISAQHCFHGRTLATLTATAQPKYQKGYEPLPGGFSYVPFNDIEALKAAVTEKTCAILLEPIQGEGGINMPDETYLQQVRQLCDEKEILLILDEIQTGMGRTGTMFAYEQYGIVPDIVTLAKGLGGGVPIGAFIASDKVASVFASGDHGSTFGGNPLACAAANAVLLAIKEEGLLANAKELGNYFAKGLLVLQAKYPKLITQVRGKGLMLGAQLTLPGRDIVNACLAKGVIINCTAGDVLRFVPPLTIGRAHVDEVLAVLDAVLGQL; from the coding sequence ATGAAAACACAAGAGATTATTCAAACCGTTGATGATAATTACATGCCGGTATTTGCCCGTTATAGCATTGCATTATCACATGGTGAGGGTCCGTATGTGTATGATAATGACGGTAAGAAGTACTTGGATTTTCTTGCTGGTATTGCAGTAAATGTCTTGGGCCATGGGCATCCTGCCTTAGTGGCAGCGATTAGCCAGCAGGCTGGAAAATTGATTCATTGCTCCAATTTATACTACACAGAAGTACAGGCAAAATTGGTGGAAAGTTTATCGAAAGTCAGTGGTCTGGGGAAAGTATTTATGGCAAACAGCGGTGCCGAGGCCAATGAAGGTGCCATAAAACTAGCTCGCAAGTATGCAAAAAAAATAAATGCAGATAAAATCGAGATTATTAGTGCTCAGCATTGTTTTCATGGACGAACCTTAGCGACTCTTACTGCCACTGCCCAGCCTAAATACCAGAAAGGGTACGAACCTTTGCCTGGCGGCTTTAGCTATGTGCCTTTTAATGATATAGAGGCTCTTAAAGCTGCTGTAACAGAAAAAACTTGTGCGATTCTTCTTGAACCCATTCAAGGGGAAGGCGGCATCAACATGCCGGATGAAACGTATTTACAGCAAGTACGCCAGTTGTGTGATGAAAAGGAAATACTGCTTATACTCGATGAAATCCAAACAGGTATGGGACGTACTGGTACGATGTTTGCTTATGAGCAATATGGCATTGTCCCTGATATCGTCACATTAGCAAAAGGGTTAGGAGGCGGCGTGCCTATTGGTGCGTTTATTGCCAGTGATAAAGTAGCTTCTGTTTTTGCAAGCGGTGACCATGGTTCCACCTTTGGCGGTAATCCACTGGCTTGTGCGGCTGCTAATGCTGTACTATTGGCGATTAAGGAAGAAGGATTGCTGGCAAATGCCAAAGAATTAGGAAACTACTTTGCAAAAGGCTTGCTAGTCTTACAAGCTAAGTATCCTAAGCTGATTACCCAGGTGCGGGGCAAAGGTCTGATGCTCGGGGCGCAGTTAACTCTTCCCGGCAGAGATATTGTGAATGCTTGCTTGGCAAAAGGC
- the argB gene encoding acetylglutamate kinase, with protein sequence MKNSLETAAVLIETLPYMQDFYGKTVVIKYGGNAMINSELKNSVIQDITLLKYVGMRPIVVHGGGPEITSVLNKFGKKTEFISGLRVTDEETVSIAEMVLVGKINTEIVNLLNRHGSKAVGLSGKDANLILAKKHFAEVHENGRVSMVDIGFVGEVESINTNILNTLIDSGYIPVIAPIGVGKNGESYNINADYVAGEVAGALGAEKLIMLTDVEGIYRDYQDKTSFISSLSLEEAQQMIAQGSIGGGMIPKVETCIKALQGGTGKTHIIDGRQPHSILLEIFTSQGIGTQVVK encoded by the coding sequence GTGAAAAATTCCTTGGAAACTGCTGCCGTATTAATTGAAACCTTGCCATATATGCAGGATTTTTATGGCAAAACAGTGGTAATTAAATATGGCGGCAATGCCATGATTAATAGTGAATTGAAAAATAGTGTAATTCAAGATATTACATTATTAAAATATGTAGGAATGAGACCTATCGTTGTTCATGGCGGCGGTCCGGAAATTACCAGTGTTTTAAATAAATTCGGTAAAAAGACAGAGTTTATCAGTGGTCTTAGGGTAACGGACGAAGAAACGGTATCTATTGCAGAAATGGTGCTTGTTGGTAAAATTAATACAGAAATTGTGAACTTATTAAATCGCCATGGATCCAAAGCAGTAGGCTTAAGCGGGAAAGATGCCAACTTGATACTCGCCAAAAAACATTTTGCTGAAGTACATGAAAATGGCAGAGTCAGCATGGTAGACATTGGGTTTGTGGGAGAAGTAGAATCAATCAATACCAACATACTCAATACCTTGATCGACAGCGGTTACATTCCTGTCATTGCGCCCATTGGAGTAGGAAAAAACGGTGAAAGCTACAACATTAATGCCGATTATGTAGCGGGCGAAGTCGCAGGTGCTCTGGGGGCCGAAAAACTAATCATGTTAACGGATGTAGAAGGGATTTATCGCGATTATCAAGATAAGACCTCCTTTATCTCCTCTTTATCTCTTGAGGAAGCCCAGCAGATGATCGCACAAGGAAGTATCGGAGGCGGCATGATTCCTAAGGTAGAAACATGCATCAAAGCGCTGCAGGGCGGCACTGGAAAAACACATATTATTGACGGAAGACAGCCTCATTCCATATTACTTGAAATATTCACTTCTCAGGGTATCGGTACACAGGTTGTAAAATAA
- the argJ gene encoding bifunctional glutamate N-acetyltransferase/amino-acid acetyltransferase ArgJ, with protein sequence MYTEIKGGITAPKGFKAAGVQAGIKKSGKHDVAVIYSTVPASVAGVCTTNTMAAAPVAVSRLAFESGIASAIVVNSGCANACTGEQGLSDANAMAQITADLLSIPKEDVLVASTGIIGVTLPMEKVTAGIKAAVAQLGPDEQDYSTLAIMTTDTFQKHCAYEFELGGVPVRIAGIAKGSGMIHPNMATMLAFITTDAAIAPALLKQALTDAVNVSFNMISVDGDTSTNDMATVLANGLAGNKKIETKNEDYAAFTKILTEVCIYLAKQIVVDGEGATKFLELNVTGAASFADAKKTAMAIAKSPLVKTAFFGEDANWGRILCAVGYSEAAADPTKISLSIGDLTIVKQGLGAPIDELELKKIMAEHDIRVVVDLGLGQAEATMWTCDFSYEYVKINGEYHT encoded by the coding sequence ATGTATACAGAAATTAAAGGCGGTATTACAGCACCTAAAGGATTTAAGGCTGCTGGAGTGCAGGCAGGGATAAAAAAGAGCGGTAAACATGATGTAGCAGTTATCTACAGTACAGTACCTGCCAGTGTGGCAGGAGTATGTACGACCAATACCATGGCAGCAGCTCCAGTGGCGGTATCTCGCTTAGCTTTTGAAAGCGGTATTGCTTCTGCGATTGTTGTCAATTCAGGATGTGCTAATGCTTGTACGGGTGAACAGGGGCTTTCTGACGCCAATGCGATGGCTCAAATCACAGCCGATCTTCTGAGCATACCAAAGGAAGATGTTCTAGTAGCGTCTACAGGCATCATTGGAGTGACACTGCCAATGGAGAAAGTAACAGCAGGCATTAAAGCGGCTGTTGCCCAGTTAGGTCCAGATGAACAAGATTATTCTACCCTGGCGATTATGACTACGGATACGTTCCAAAAGCATTGTGCTTATGAATTTGAGCTAGGTGGCGTGCCTGTACGCATTGCTGGTATTGCCAAAGGATCCGGAATGATTCATCCGAATATGGCTACGATGCTGGCATTTATTACAACGGATGCTGCCATTGCTCCGGCTTTGCTGAAACAAGCGCTGACAGATGCTGTGAATGTATCCTTTAATATGATTTCTGTAGATGGAGATACTAGTACGAATGATATGGCAACCGTACTGGCAAATGGCTTGGCAGGCAATAAAAAGATTGAGACTAAGAATGAGGATTACGCTGCCTTTACAAAAATACTAACAGAAGTATGCATTTATTTAGCAAAACAAATTGTTGTTGACGGTGAAGGTGCAACCAAGTTCCTGGAACTGAATGTAACAGGTGCTGCCAGTTTTGCTGATGCGAAAAAGACTGCCATGGCGATTGCGAAATCACCCTTGGTTAAAACCGCATTCTTTGGTGAAGATGCCAATTGGGGACGGATTTTATGTGCTGTAGGTTATTCAGAAGCAGCGGCAGATCCTACTAAGATATCCTTGTCTATTGGTGATTTGACCATTGTAAAACAAGGTCTAGGCGCTCCAATTGACGAACTTGAATTGAAAAAAATTATGGCTGAACACGATATTAGAGTCGTTGTGGATTTAGGCTTAGGTCAAGCAGAAGCTACGATGTGGACTTGTGATTTTTCGTATGAATATGTAAAAATTAACGGAGAATACCATACATAA
- the argC gene encoding N-acetyl-gamma-glutamyl-phosphate reductase: MKVSVIGATGYAGAELLRILSNHPEVEVAAITSESHTGTGITEIYPHLAGFYDKKLTSMKDLDQFADSQAVFIGLPHGHAMAIGRPLAEQGIKVIDLGADYRFRDESIYEAWYKVEHTHRNSGAVYGLTELYRQQIRSASIVGNAGCYTTASILALAPLAKSHLIDTKNIVVDAKSGVSGAGRGLSQNVHMAEMSENLKAYSIAGHRHTPEIEQALQEISGQDSLISFTPHLIPMSRGILSTCYATLQEGVKPEDIDQAFHEMYGQEFFIRLLGPGGYPAVKHTRGSNFCDLGWHIDSRTNRVIVVSAIDNLVKGAAGQAVQNFNVMFGFKEDSGLKQVALYP, encoded by the coding sequence ATGAAAGTAAGCGTTATCGGTGCAACAGGGTATGCTGGAGCGGAATTATTACGTATTTTAAGCAATCATCCGGAAGTAGAGGTTGCTGCGATTACCTCAGAAAGTCACACGGGGACGGGCATTACAGAAATATATCCTCATCTGGCGGGATTTTATGATAAAAAGTTAACGAGCATGAAGGATCTTGACCAATTTGCTGATAGTCAGGCAGTATTTATTGGCTTGCCTCATGGTCATGCCATGGCAATTGGCAGGCCATTGGCAGAGCAAGGCATAAAAGTGATTGACTTAGGAGCTGATTATCGTTTTCGTGATGAATCCATATATGAAGCTTGGTATAAGGTAGAGCATACGCACCGTAATTCCGGTGCAGTATATGGGCTGACCGAATTATACCGTCAGCAAATCAGGTCAGCCAGCATTGTTGGTAATGCAGGTTGTTATACTACGGCGAGCATTTTAGCCTTGGCTCCTTTAGCCAAATCCCATTTAATTGATACTAAAAATATTGTGGTAGATGCTAAATCAGGTGTTTCCGGTGCGGGACGCGGACTTAGTCAGAACGTTCATATGGCAGAGATGTCAGAAAATCTGAAAGCTTACAGCATTGCAGGGCATCGTCATACACCTGAAATTGAACAGGCATTGCAGGAGATTTCCGGTCAGGATTCGCTGATCAGCTTTACACCCCATTTGATTCCTATGTCACGGGGAATCTTGAGTACTTGCTATGCCACTTTGCAAGAAGGAGTAAAGCCGGAAGATATTGATCAGGCATTTCATGAGATGTATGGTCAAGAATTCTTTATCAGGCTATTAGGACCGGGCGGGTATCCTGCTGTAAAGCATACGCGAGGGTCTAACTTCTGTGATTTAGGCTGGCACATTGATTCTCGTACCAATCGGGTAATCGTGGTATCGGCGATTGATAACTTAGTAAAAGGTGCAGCAGGGCAGGCTGTACAGAACTTTAATGTAATGTTTGGTTTTAAAGAAGACAGCGGTTTAAAGCAAGTTGCTTTATACCCTTGA